GTACCGGACCGGTGACATTGTCAAATTGCTGCCGGACGGCAACATCAACTTCATAGGACGCGCTGACAATCAGGTCAAAGTAAGAGGACTGCGCATTGAATTAGGGGAAATCGAAAAGGTGATTCAGTCACACCCTTCCGTTAAGGATAACGTAGTCATTAACCTAGAGGATGGAAATGATGTAAGAATCGTGTCCTATATTGTCCGTGATGTGAATTATAGGGAACAGGATGTCATGGAGGAGAGCAAGGAACAGGTCACCCAGTGGGAGTCGATATTCGATAATGCCTACAACAAAGAAGAAACGATTCAAGATTTCAGTTTAAATACAATCAGCTGGAACAGCAGCTACACCGGGGAGAAGCTTGGTATCCCGGAAATGGAAGAGTGGCTTACCGATTCCGTAGATCTGATTAAGAGCTTTAAGCCGCGGAGAGTACTGGAGGTCGGTTGCGGTACAGGTATGATTCTGTTCAAAATCGCCCCGTTATGCGAAGAGTACGTGGGTATTGATCTATCAAGGATAGGCCTCGATTATATCGAACGGAATTTGGACAGCTCCATGAATGTCAGACTATATCAGAAATCAGCTGATGAGCTTGGCGAGCTGCAGAATGAGACGTTCGACACCATTATTATCAACTCTGTCATTCAGTACTTCCCGAGCGGAGCGTATCTGAATGAGGTGATTACTACTCTTTTAGGCATGCTGAACAAAGAGGGAACCCTCTTTATCGGTGATGTACGGTCCCTGCCGCTGCTAAAAAGCTATCATACTTCGGTGGAATGGTATAAGGCTCCTGCGGAAACTACCGTGCAAGAATTAAACGACCGAATTAAGAATTCCATTACTGTGGAGAATGAGCTGCTGGTAGACTCCAAATATTTCTTGAGTCTTAAGGATTCCCTGGAGCAGGTTCAAAATGTCTCCATTCTGCCTAAAGTAACAAAGTTCGAGAATGAGATGAGTAAATTCCGTTATCAGGTAGTGATCCGGACGAAAGCAGCGGAGCAACTGGAGAATATCGTTCAGTTCAGCTGGCGGAATATACAATCAGAGCAGGGGCTCCAGGATATACTCACCGGGCGGCAGGATGAGGTTATTGTAATCCAAGATGTCCTGATGGATAAGCTGGTTCATGAGAACAAGCTTGAGTCGCTGCTGAACGACCAGGCGGTGCAAGCTGCAACTGTCCGTGAGCTGAGAGAAGACGTTAGGGAGCTTCAACTGTATGCTCCACGCTTATATGATTTGCTCTTGCAGGATGTCGGGAATTACCGGCTTCGCGCTTTGTGGAATGGTCATGGCGAGAGCGGAGATTATCAACTGATCTTGTTCCATAAGAATAAATATGGAGCGGACACCTGTGCCTATGATTATGAAGTGCCGAATTTCATCCGCTACAATGAGGACCAAAGTGTATACTTCACCAATCCTTTGGAGTGGAAAGATAACCACAAGTATATTCCTGTCATCAGAGAACATATCAGAAGTCAGTTGCAGGATTATATGATTCCATCGTTCTTTATTGTCTTGCCGGAGATGCCGTTATTGCCAAATGGCAAGCTGAATAAGAAGATGCTTCCGGAGCCTGGAAGTATAAGAAGAAGCGTAAGGAATGAATTTGTAGAAGCAGCCAATGACAACGAAGCCAAGGTCAAGCGAATATGGGAAGCCGTCCTGAATGCCCGGAACATTGGCGTCAATGATAATTTCTTTGATATTGGCGGCCATTCGCTGCTTGTGGTTCAGGTCTATTACAAGATCAAGGAGAGCTTTGATACAAATATTACGGTGGTGGATATGTTCAAATACCCAACCATCCGCAGTCTTTGTGAATATCTGGAGGAGACAACGAACAGCTTTGCCGAAGTCGCTTCTGCAAGTGAAGTGATGGAGACAGAGAAGGAAGCCATGAAGGTAAAGAGGAAGCGCCTTAAGGAGCTTTTGAAAAGATAAGTAAGGAGTACTTATATGGAGACTAAGAAGGATAAAATCAAATCCTTATCAAGGGAACAGCTCGCAGGACTGATTACGAAGTCCAAGGACAGCAAAAAAAGGGATATTGAGAGGGTTGCCAGAACCTCGAATGCGTTCAGCCAGTCCTTTTCACAGCAAAGACAATGGTTTATGGAGCAGTTCATGAACGGTGGCGTATTTAATGTCCCGCAGTCCTATCTGCTCAAAGGCGATATCAAACTTGATATTCTGGAAGATGTATTGAATGCAGTCGTTGAGAAGCATGAAAGTCTTAGGACAGTGTTCAACACCATAGATTATATACCGTCACAGATTATCAGACCGTATGAAAGATTCCGGCTGGATATTATTCATTTGGAGGAAACCGACGCTTCTTTGAGAGCTGCAAAGATCAATGAGGCTAACAGCGAAATCGCAAGACGGCCCTTTGATTTGACCGTAGGCCCTTTATGGCGGTTCTATGTGTTGATATTGTCTGAAGAAGAAATCGTATTGACCCTTTCTCTTCATCATATTATCTGTGACGGCTGGTCCTTTGGTGTAATCATGAATGAAATTGCCGGGGCCTATCGGGACAGGCTTCACGGACAAGTTACCCGTTCATTGCTGCAGGTACAATATGTCGATTATTCGGAATGGCAGCGTAAAAGAATTGAAGGCGGCCAGCTGGATGATCAGCTGGAGTATTGGATGGGCAAGCTTAAAGATGCACCAAAGGCCATTCATTTACCCTACGATTATAAAAGAGGCAGCACACAGACTTATCGGGGAAGGACGGAATACTTTTTCATTGAAAAAGAAGCAGTGAAGGCAATGAGCGACAGATGTGTGCAAATGAATGGCTCGATGTACCATATGATGATGTCCGTGCTAACCCTTCTGATGCATGGCTACAGTCTGGATAATAAGCTCTGTATTGGAACACCGGTTGCCAACAGAAACCAGCTTGAATTGGAGAAATTAATCGGCCTATTCATTAATACGGTAGTGATCCAAAGTGAAATAGCCAGCAGCATGACCTTTGCAGAGTTATTCACCCAGGTTAGAGACCATTGCATGGAAGCCTTTAATCATGCGGAGATTCCGTTTGAACAAGTGGTCACGGGCCTTGATATTGAACGTCAGATGCAGCATTCACCAGTGTTCCAGGTGCTGTATGTTCAGACCGAGGAGTCGATGCTGAGTGTTAGTATTCCGGGAATTGAGG
This genomic interval from Paenibacillus sp. FSL H8-0332 contains the following:
- a CDS encoding condensation domain-containing protein, with the protein product METKKDKIKSLSREQLAGLITKSKDSKKRDIERVARTSNAFSQSFSQQRQWFMEQFMNGGVFNVPQSYLLKGDIKLDILEDVLNAVVEKHESLRTVFNTIDYIPSQIIRPYERFRLDIIHLEETDASLRAAKINEANSEIARRPFDLTVGPLWRFYVLILSEEEIVLTLSLHHIICDGWSFGVIMNEIAGAYRDRLHGQVTRSLLQVQYVDYSEWQRKRIEGGQLDDQLEYWMGKLKDAPKAIHLPYDYKRGSTQTYRGRTEYFFIEKEAVKAMSDRCVQMNGSMYHMMMSVLTLLMHGYSLDNKLCIGTPVANRNQLELEKLIGLFINTVVIQSEIASSMTFAELFTQVRDHCMEAFNHAEIPFEQVVTGLDIERQMQHSPVFQVLYVQTEESMLSVSIPGIEVEVLPVSVETAQFDLSLYATILKNGISAGFEYNTDLFAQDTILQLIEDFKLLIQLITENPDRTIGEFVSSLSRKKVVMTVVSSFESEPVGEPMEFWLDKLRIDYKLQFAPYSQVFQQLIDDTGLLCRSSQGIGILLLRLEDWIQGMDAKDARVEAVLTDNANRFIQCACSFVNKHQSKVILYLCPASDKVNQMNETKLLIQQSEQKIAAECAKNWNISVLHGDEIAVKYKLSEYNDGLGDEEGHVPYLREYYTAMGTELVMSIYNTAQSTG